The sequence TTGGTTCACGAAAAGACTTATCACAACCTCTTTGCTCTCGTGTGGATTATATACTTTGTTTTTTGCTTTGCACAAGACATATACAAAGAGAAAGAATGACACTATATATTACTATAACGTGAAGCAATTCTGTGGTTTGCGAGTGTCTCGCCTTTAATATACAATTTACCATTTCATTCAAGACAATAAAAGAGGACCTATGGGACTGGTGAAGGAGTTGGTGTTGTGGCTCGAAGCAGTTGTTGCAGAAACCTAGCTGCTAGACGTTGCCCTACACCTCCTGCAACACGTCCTCCAAGTCTCCTTGCTTCTGGTTGTTGCAACACCTgattaacaacaacaacaaaccaGGAGTAGTACTTTAGCCCATGAATCAATCAAGTACATCATTATTAGGTTAGTGCACAATGTCAATGAAGAGATTTATTACCTGTGCTATTGGCTGCAAAATAGCTGGGTCAAAGCTTTCTGAAGACTGCAGAAGGCTCCAGATTCTTGAGACCTGGTCCCGAAGCTCAAGCGTGCTTTCGAGTTCTGTGGGATTCATTGTCAGAGGGCCACCATTCCCATTTCCATTAAACACGAGAGATCTCATAAACTCAGGCATTGAATTGTACGTATCAACAACACTCCCCAGAGCAAACGCTTCACTGACTCTCACAGCTTCTTTAATCACCAACAGTCGAAGCTCTTCTCCGTTTGGATCCAGCAGCAGCTTCAACACAGGCTGCAAAGCATCTTTTGATGAGAAATCTCTATCTTTACTCCCCTGTTGCAGAAGGTTCTCGAGCCTGCCCCACCTAAACTTCCCATCTTTGAACAGAAGCTCAATAAGTGCGTCTCTCAGATAAGGGTTCTGATCAGTGAGAAGCCTCTTGGCAAAATAAGGGTACGATGCAGCCAACACTTTGAAATCAGGATCTGCGTAAAGTGCCAAACCTTCAAGCACGGTAAGCGACCTCAGAATCAAAGCGTAGTAAGCCGGAACGTCAAATGGATACTGATAGAAGACGGCACCTAAACCATCAACCAGCGTTTTGAAGTTGAGCTCGCTGACTGTGTAGTTAAGCGCATCGTCAAAGAAGTCTCTGAGAGCTGGTATGATGGGAGTAACGTCTACATCAGGCGACAAGAACTTCAAAGCATAGTAATCCTGAGCCATGGCTTCATAGTCTCTGTTGACCAAATGTACAACATGGCCTATGATAGCAAACCTAGCTTCCTCCGGTGTCTCACTCATCATGCCAAAGTCAAGAAAGGCGAGTTTGCCATCAGGTGTTGCCAAGAGGTTACCAGGATGAGGGTCAGCATGGAAGAAACCATACTCCAAGAGCTGCCTTAAGCTACACTGGATTCCCGTATTCACAAGATCCAGAACCTTCAAGCCTTGGCTCTCGATGGCAACTTGCTCGTTCAGTTTAGTTCCCTCCACCCATTCCATTGTCAGCACCTTGCGGCTCGTGTAGTCCCAGAAGATATCAGGCACAAGAACATCAGCTTTATCAGCATAGAGCTTCTTGAACCTCCTAGCGTTTTGGGCCTCCTGGACGTAGTTTAGCTCCTGGTAAACTCTGCAGGCGAACTCGTCGATAAGGGCGAGGACATCTGTGGTGATGAAGTCTACGTACTTGTTAATGAGTTTCCCAACTCCTCTAATGAGGTAGAAGTCAAGACCAATGGCTTGTTCGATCCCAGGGCGTTGGACTTTGACAGCAACAACCTGACCCGAATACCTCAGGTGGGCTTTGTAAACCTGACCTAAACTAGCTGCTGCGATTGGGTCAGGGGATATGGACGAGAAAATGGATTCAAGAGACAGATCCAGCTCTCTCTCAATGCAAGCAAAGGCCTCTGCGTCAGGGAAGGTTGGCAAAGCATCCTACTTAGCCACTCAAAACAGATAGAAACAATGTTAGAGAAATGTTGTCAATATCTAAGCTGAGTGAGTAAATCAAAAAGAGACGTGAACCTGAAGCTCAGCAAGCTCTTCGAGGTAATCAGGTGGACAGAGGTCGGGTCGGGTGGATAAACCTTGACCCAACTTAACAAAAGTAGGGCCCAGACGAGTGAATATCCTTCGTAGCTCACCAGCTCTCTTCTTCATATTCTCCTCTAGCTTCCCTCGCCTCTGATCAATCCCCAACTTCAGCGCGAAGCCACCCAAAGCTGTCAATATCTCCACGCTTCTCCGCAAAGCCTGATGGCATAATCTCTATCTCAGTTCAAAGTTCAAAACTTTACAAAGGATTCAAAGTTAAAGAGGAGGTATAACCTTGAGAGGCTGAGAGCCGTGTTTCCTGGCGATGAGCTCCGGGGAATAGACAGAGGCGTCAACGGCACGACCCAGAGCTCGGGCCTCCGCTTGAAGATCATCCGCGAGGTCAGCACGTTTGTATTGTACAACAGGCGCAGGAGACGGTCTCGAGGAGGAGGGAGGACTTGGCGTTACTCCATCTTCCCTGGGACGAGCTTGAACGAGAGCTGCACGAGCTAATCTCTTCCGGTTTGGAAAGAAAAACTTAGACTTTGCAACGTGTCTTCTTGAATTGCGGAAGGAAACACCATCACCGACTAGAGTTAAACCAAGAGACTGGCCAACCACAAGACTCGTCATCGTGTaaaaccagagagagagagaagaaagaatTGAGATTGTGGTTACTCCTCAGCCATGAAAGAAGAGGaaagagagaaggagagagaaatAAATGAGGAGATATTTGTAAGCGTGAGATGGAGAGAGTTACAAGAGTTTCTGGTTGCTTTGCTTACTTCACCTAAGAAAATAAAACTCCCCCAAAAAACAAGGTCCACACTTGTGGCGTGCCGTGACGTTCTCTATTTAAGTCGGAGGAAACTAAATACTTACAAAAGACAAAAGGAATTAAAACCAAACCTATCTAGAGCACAAGATTCGTGGGATTTATTTGACATTTATAATCTCAGCCATGacaattctcttttttttttgtttttgtgaatGCAAGTAGCCAAACAATATCCACAAAAGTTCATTCAGAGCAAGTCTAGTAATTGCTATTATTACTCTCGTTTCTAGTGACTTATTAGATATTTTCTGAGTGTAGGTTAATCAGTAATTTACCTCTTATGGAACTCTCTTAGTTTTGTCCTGAATCTACTTCCTGATGGTGAATCTTCATCATCTAAACCTAGTCATATAACGTTTGTTCACCACCTCAAAGCCctgacaaaacataaaaataggGTATCAATCATGTCCTGTTTTCTGAATCGAGAGTAACTTTACATTTTGAGGAGAAAAATAaccaaatcattatatattactTTTCACTTGACTTGCATCACTGCTATATCGCCTACAACCTCTAGGGCTCCAAGCATCTACCAGTGGATTGGCAGCACCTGAAATCAATTCCAGTAGCATCAATGATCACAAGGGTTGAATAATTTGGCTTACCTATTAGCAACAGAAACACTTACATCAGTACTAAAGAAGAATGAAACAACAATGGATGTAGTTGCTGTGAAGATAGTTTGACCATGT comes from Brassica rapa cultivar Chiifu-401-42 chromosome A02, CAAS_Brap_v3.01, whole genome shotgun sequence and encodes:
- the LOC103853454 gene encoding protein ACTIVITY OF BC1 COMPLEX KINASE 3, chloroplastic, which gives rise to MTSLVVGQSLGLTLVGDGVSFRNSRRHVAKSKFFFPNRKRLARAALVQARPREDGVTPSPPSSSRPSPAPVVQYKRADLADDLQAEARALGRAVDASVYSPELIARKHGSQPLKALRRSVEILTALGGFALKLGIDQRRGKLEENMKKRAGELRRIFTRLGPTFVKLGQGLSTRPDLCPPDYLEELAELQDALPTFPDAEAFACIERELDLSLESIFSSISPDPIAAASLGQVYKAHLRYSGQVVAVKVQRPGIEQAIGLDFYLIRGVGKLINKYVDFITTDVLALIDEFACRVYQELNYVQEAQNARRFKKLYADKADVLVPDIFWDYTSRKVLTMEWVEGTKLNEQVAIESQGLKVLDLVNTGIQCSLRQLLEYGFFHADPHPGNLLATPDGKLAFLDFGMMSETPEEARFAIIGHVVHLVNRDYEAMAQDYYALKFLSPDVDVTPIIPALRDFFDDALNYTVSELNFKTLVDGLGAVFYQYPFDVPAYYALILRSLTVLEGLALYADPDFKVLAASYPYFAKRLLTDQNPYLRDALIELLFKDGKFRWGRLENLLQQGSKDRDFSSKDALQPVLKLLLDPNGEELRLLVIKEAVRVSEAFALGSVVDTYNSMPEFMRSLVFNGNGNGGPLTMNPTELESTLELRDQVSRIWSLLQSSESFDPAILQPIAQVLQQPEARRLGGRVAGGVGQRLAARFLQQLLRATTPTPSPVP